Within Telopea speciosissima isolate NSW1024214 ecotype Mountain lineage chromosome 8, Tspe_v1, whole genome shotgun sequence, the genomic segment AGCATTTCGAGCATCAATAAAAAAACTGGTTCATACTTCCCTCTATATTTTGAAAAGGTAATGCAGCCCTCAGAGCTGTGGGACCGATTCAGCACTTCTTATCTATCGTACAAATACTCAAAATTCAATCAAGCGGGTGTCATCCTAGAGAGGAACCAACCTTCTAACTTCCGAGCAGCTTTTAAGAAATCATTCCTCAAATATCCTAAACTTGAAGATTCGGCGGGATTTATGGTCAGCCTTTCTGTTCTCTCAGAAGACCTTATTCTTCATGTTTCTGCAATTCCAGATCCAGTGCCAAAGGTCCATATACAAAGAACATCTGTCCAAATGGAGGTAATCTCTCTTGGACCATTGCTTGGGCATTACTGGTCAATGGGAAATGGTTCTGCGGTAGAAGATGAGATTCCATTCGTAGCTAAAACTGAATCTACTGAAAGACAGCTCCTTCTGAATGTCTCAGCTCAGCTGACACTTTCTGGAAAACTTTACAGCAATGTCTCTGTGTTGTTCCTGGAGGGTTTATATGATCCAACTACTGGAAAAATGTATCTGATTGGTTGCAGGGATGTTCGTGCTTCATGGAAGATCTTGTTTGAGAGCATGGACCTTGAAGCTGGGTTAGATTGTTTGATTGAAGTGATAGTAGAATATCCACCAACAACTGCCCGGTGGTTGGTGAATCCAACGGCAAGGATTTCAATCTCGAGCCAAAGGAATGACGATGATCCCCTCTATTTTAGCCAGATCAAACTTATGACACTTCCTATTCTGTATCGAAGGCAGAGGGAGGACATACTTTCACGCAAAGGTGTTGAAGGGATCCTTCGGATTCTTACACTTTCAATGGCAATTGCTTGTATACTAAGTCAATTGTTTTACATCAGAGAAAAGATTGAAGCTGTTCCCTACATATCTCTTGTCATGCTAGCTGTTCAAGCTCTTGGGTACAGCATTCCACTCATTACAGGGGCTGAGGCTCTCTTTAGACAGATGGGCTCTGAATCTTATGAAAGGCCTTCTTACGATCTTGAGAAAAATCAATGGTTCCATGTAATTGATTACACTGTTAAGTTTCTCGTACTGGCTGCTTTTCTTCTCACCCTTAGACTTTGCCAGAAGGTATGGAAATCTCGCATCAGACTGCTCACACGCACACCTCTAGAACCAGGTCGTGTCCCAAGTGATAAGCAAGTTTTTATTATCAACCTGATCATACACGTGGTAGGGTTTGTAATTACTCTCATTGTTCATGCTATTAATGCAAGCCAGAGGCCGATTCCACCTGAAAAGTATATAGATCAACGAGGAAATATCAATACCCTGTGGGAGTGGGAAACCACACTAGAGGAGTATGTGGGTCTCATCCAAGATTTCTTCCTACTTCCTCAAATTGTTGGCAACTACTTGTGGCAGATTCACTGTGAACCCCTCCGGAAAGTTTACTATGTTGGGATCACCGTAGTGAGACTTCTTCCTCATGTTTATGACTACATACGAGCTCCAGTTTCTAATCCCTATTTCTCTGAGGAGTATGAGTTTGTGAATCGAAGCTTGGATTTCTACTCAAAGTTTGGGGATATTGCAATACCACTTACAGCAGTTGTGCTTGCAATCATAGTCTACATTCAGCAGAGATGGAGTTATGAGAAACTCAGCCAGACTCTTAACTCAAGGCCTTATAACAAGCTTCTCCCATTGGGATCAAAAGTGTATGAGAGGTTGCCCTCAATGTCATTTGAAGCCGAGCTTGTCTCAGGGGCGAATAATTCAGAGGAACATGGGAGTGAACGAGAGGATGAGCAATGATTGACCGATGTTTTACCCCTAGAAAAGGCTGAGCCGGTGGGAGTTCTTGCAGTTATGTTAAATTAGGTATAATCCATAACGTGTTGAACTAGAGATGTTGAGTATgagcttcttttttgtttctttcttgttcttccctGATCTGATTAATATCATTCGGTTGCTTTTCTGACGAAGTGTTGCTCCACATATTTGGCATGTGAAATAGTGTTTCTGTTCACGTCCCAGCTTAAACATAATTTTTTACTAGAAATATTTGGTTTGTTTCACAAAGAAACCACCTAAGAACCCCCAAACTGGCAGGAAGTTTGCAATAGGATCTAATTCACTAAAACATAGATGGACTGGATGGCATGAAAAGTTGTTGAATTTGAACTACACTCTTACCCTCTCTGATTCTGCTTCCTTCTGTAACTATAAAAAGGAGGGGGGATCTCTTCAGCCGGAGGTAGGGTCCAGCGGCTGGAAGAGCACCACACCTCTATTGGCGTATGTAGAATTTGACACCTTTTAATTGTTTCttatcttattttcaaaagttctttaagttggGGGTATAAAAAAGTTCTTAAAGATAATTTGAAAGTGAGTGATCATTATGTTATTTTCAAAACTGTCATTGTCACACATATTTTTCGAGTACAAATGTGAAATAAGAatattaccctcattgaaaagaAAGTTTATTAGTAAGATTATAGTTTTTAATTGATAGTTAATGTTGTGCAGAAAGACTTATCAAAGTCTGCCATACAAAAGGAATAGCAATCAGGATTGGTCATGTTACATTTGACCAATGTATTGGAATGTCGTTACTCCCTATGATCTAATGCCTGCTTTCCGTAGTCAAAGTTCAGCCTATgttaaagaaagaggaaagaatgATAAAATATGAGCCATACAACCGTAGTTGTCACGATGTCTAGGTGATctaaggaattggagggggcctaTACATTAAGACGACATCAATAAGGCACCTAGTTTAGGTGATGCCTATGCGACCAAGGTACCCTACCAACAAAGGACGCCTAAGCGATGCCTCAACAACTATGATACAAcatttttttggcaaaaatgaaaaaaaatattagccATGAAACATTCTTTTTTTGATTATCTATAGATACCTCATTTCGTTGTCTTGGAAATGCACAAAACGAtgatgaaatttaaaaaaaaaatgtgatgtGGGTTTAACTCTTTCCGGAGGAACTCCCCTGACCTAGAAACTAATTCTAATCATCCTCTGAAGAGATTTTGGAAGACTATCCTAAAAAGGCACCCCTAGTAGGGTTTGACCAGTCAAATGACCTTGAATTTGGCTCAAAGTTCACAATAAAGTGTATTTTATCATTAAAACCCAATGCCAAAAGATGTGGAAGAACAACACATTTTtgttagggtaaattacacgtcacccctagttttcaaacaaaacttaaATCAgtccctgatttttgaaaatactcaaatcgcCCCTTATATTAGacccccaatatgacaaattagtccctatcgtCAGTTTTGTGCTGTTAAGTAATGAtgtcagtcagttaaataaatttaaatccctaaactatccttgacatccaaacatagattatGAAggatagtattataaatttaattctaatattttagtacaaggataaaataattctttcacaccaataactaatagcagactaacaccgttactaagAGGGGGACAGATGAGTGTTTTCAAAAACcagagggtgatttgagttttgtttaaAAACtaaggggtgatgtgtaatttaccctttttgttattattttatgtaaatttcTTTTGGTTGGTTATCCACTCGAAGTGCTTTTTCAAAAATGTTTATCCAAATGAGTGTCCACTTTTTCACCATCAGATAGTACTCGAAAAATTATTtccaacaacaatggatttgtgATTTTTCACCTTATGGTTTAAAGATATGATTTTTTCAAAGATTTTGATGTTTTGATATTTGGAAAACCAGTAAAACCTTGGGTGAACCACCTTGATTCGATCAAGGCCAGATCAAATTTTGGTCCTACCTACCTTTTGCACAAAGAAAGTTGCCGGAGGAAAAACCCTCAGGCAGTACAACTTTCAAGCTAGCCTTGGGCTAGGAATGAATTAGGGAAAAACAAAGTTAACACTGCGAAGtctcttgatttctttattgataaAAGAATGGATACACAAGCACTAGGGctcttatttatacaagtttggacctaacccctttcctttttagtgagACGGTCCTTGtgtgctcggattaggaaactaTGATAGGAACCGAGATTCTCTCATTAAATCTTGGGATCCTTCCATATGTGGCACATGAATTACGGTTATCAGCATGTTCCCACTTGGAAGTTTTACAACCGTCTTTGCTGACGTGTCCTGGTTGGTATAACTGTCTCGAGCGTGGCTCTTCGGATCCGGGTTTGGGAACTGGTTTGCTTGTGGCCCAAGGGAGACCACGTGTAAGGCAGAGATTGGTCACATAAAAAGTGGTGTATCACTACCTTATAAGACCTGCACATCACCATTAGGTTTAATTGTGGGAGAATCCTAGCAGCTTGGGAGCAGCTTAGGCGGCCCCTATAGGAGCTGCCCATTCCTCTAGGAGCCGTCTAGCTCCTTGTAGGAGCCACACAGGTTGCTCCACCTTCCCTAGGTGTTAAATGAGTTTTTTTGCTATGAAAAGGccttcctttttgggtttttccatGTATAGATTGGCCAATCTTGGCCCTTGATTTCCTATTTGAAAAATCCAAAGGATGGTAGTGGTTCCTACAACAAATCTACCATAAAAGATAGGGGACCCCCTCCACTATAAATAGGACCTTAGCTCCTGTTGCCGTCAATAGGTGAGGAGCACAGAGGCTTGGAGTAGACTCTGatggggactctccgatgcttgtCAGTGTAGCACAACAAATAAAAGTAGAGGGAGTACTGAGAGAGCAGTAAGTCAGAGTGAGTGTCGTACTTGGGTCCCcctcttctatttataaagGGGAGGAGCGGTTATTGAAATAGTGGCAGGGATGGTTGTAGTGTCGTGGCAGTTGGTGCCCCTTTTTGGTCGAGTATCTCTGTGTGCGTGGtggtagacgctgaattttgtcacccctggCAATACTCTACTCTGATCTTCTGGGCTCTTTCTTCGGCTTTCGAGTAGTAGGGTGTTTCGACATCAAGAGGAATCCAGATTTGAGCTATTGGAAACAACTAGTGTGAATCAAGGCAACTAGGGCCGGTCACACCAACCCTATGGATTACTTCCTTAAGGGGCAGCTTTTGAGATAGAGAACTTCTAGGTGGCTCTCGCAAACCAAAAAACCAGTTTTTGAAAGGGTTAGACATGGATGACTGACGACTTCTTTCGCGGACAGCCCCTCAAGCCCAGAAACCTTTTAGAAGAGTAAAAATCGCCCAAAATTCAGAAACAACAACAGAGCCCGATGTCCAGGCTTCTGAGGCGTAGCAATGGACACTGCGgttgtaataccctgattttgtaCTAGGAGTAATTTCATCTTTTTACCTAATACAGGATAAGGGCAAGTTGAAGtgtaggatcttggacttgCTGGGGtgtacacatgcatgcatggtaagtagtgtgcctTAGCGTAACACCCTAAATTTGaattattccttgcctaagtatagaattagggtttgttaAAAGAATATATGAATTTATTTGGTAAGTAATAAATATCTAATAATCTAGTCTACTGGTTGGACCCTTGGTTCAACAAGTTATTAGGTCTTAGGTTCAATTTCTCCTACTTACATTTTGGATGAATTTaagaagttttatttttatgaatttaccTTATGGTGGACCCCACATCACAACTAGCTAACTAGGAAGCCGTGGAGATGTGGGAACTTTCCcacatttttgaaaaaaaaaatatataataataatagaaaaaaaaaggaaagaaagagaaggagttggagtgaaaaaaggaaaatagagagGAGACAATGTAGGATAGCAAGGGAGGTTCCACGCATGAGAGGGATTGGAGGATTTCGGTTCTAAgaaactaagaacaaaataataataataaagtaaGAAGGAATTTAACTAAAATTAAACTACTAAAtctaaatctttttaaaatcttaagtcaagattccttttaaaatattttcattggagggaaAGTAAAGAGATCTAGTTAGAGACTAAATTGAATTCTTCCCAcctccttatctcttgttaggaATAAATTCTTataacaaaatcccaaaccccattccctttataaaaaatgagagagaggaCAGAGAAAAATTCGcagactatagagaggaagagaagaagaagaagaagaggaaaaagaagaaggagattcgaACTGTGCAAAATCAGTCACTTGAAggccaattttgaccatttttggagtcgaattgagaaaatattatttcacaataaaacatAGCCTCATCTTTTATCTTCTTAACCCAACTTGAATTATCCAATCGGAGATCTAAGTAAAGAGATATCACTAATTTACTGGAGGTAGGTCTTTCtatcaaaaatctgtgtttcccaaatccgagtttaagcaatactttgaaattgatttcagcATTACCTTACTCATAGGACTCtattaaagtgattctgaacTAGGAAGAGGTAAATCAATaccattgaagcattgatttgaggtcacctaTAGAAACCATAGtcgcttcacacaaggtgagtagatcttcaaccattatacttgatattttctctttatataaaatttattttaaaacattgttataaatctaaaatttaattttagattgagatttaccatgccaaaaacatatttcattcatgttttTTACTTAATtgaattgttcacacatgattgcttgcaaagaatggtgattttcttatgatttaattcacctATTTGTgcaaaaattttaataatgtcatgtttatagactaatgaatccaatgcttatttgttgatagtatgaggaagatctatgaatgattcttcatgattataacttaatgcatgatgtttatggatgatgcataaaaatctgattttgtttagagtttaccctttaattttcattgatgttattgttggataagtgattgcgaagattttgcccaatcttccctattattgttcttcattttATGCATTGATATATTGATGAAAGTTACTGGTTTCACACTTTATTTTCAATAGCctgtgttagggtggaattggggagtcaTGACCTCTAAGTttcgaacttggatgtatagctttaattataagcaaacccttgattgttagtTTATTGTTTATCTTACTggcattggtgaatatgttggggtaaggataagttggcgagtttttgagctacggaCTTATCTTTATTGGAACTAAATGGACTattagaaagagggagatgataaaaaactctccaggagggcattGCTAGTAAAACCTTTGGGGGCTTTGACTTGGtttggggcaagtttggtcactagtttctccattagttttttgatgttgagaggggacagtggtgttgtagttgatcataacTGGAGTTCATACGTCACTATCATGAGGGCTCTAActagtgtatggtaactagttcacactagtctatcagggagtgatgtgtttgttattttacgttcttttgatacatcttttgttgattgttgccatatatacttttcagtacggtagtggtgataagcaaatatggttatgatcattttgttttgttttgtttcagaTCTATATacacatattattgtatgtctttatattttgtattacttgtgcatattttcacacctgtatagttgttgtggattttcttgctaagcttttcccgaagcttaccctTACCAcctttcagatgaacaactttatgaatgcgaacctggatatgaggatgtactagaggaggaggtccaagaggacgaagcgtatggattagaagaggacaactattattagaaactttacattTTCtatcaattttagaagaacttataagGTGTTGCGATGCTGCCAACTATCGACACCTGTGACCCTGAGTCGTGGCAGTCAAGGGGAAGGTCTGAACAAAAGGATGGAAATTTCACCTAGATGGGCGATGAGACCACTCAAAGGTGAGCATTTAACCCTTATATGTCATTTATACATGTTCGCTTTGaagccttgaagtgtgggccaaagcctggggctgtttgagtttaaaaaagGCCTTACAGCAGGCTTAGATTCTCACCTGGATTCTCTCCTAGGAGAATCCACCCTTACTGAACTACTCTTAATTAAACTTTTGTTGATGGGACCCACTTGCCTCGTGATCTGTGCAAGTGTGGGAGATCCCAATGCACTGTGGATCCCATTTACAACCTACCCTTCTAGGTTGAATCATAtgggtgggcccacaaggcccaacTAATGCTAAAatggatttttgggtttttgactAAAGAATAATGAGTTTTTGGGTATTAGGTGCTAAGACAAACAGACCCTAGGGCATTACtttctataaatagaacctTTGGGCCATTTATTGGCCCATTTATTGGCCCATTTGAACCTTTAAGCCATGAGGAGCCata encodes:
- the LOC122671616 gene encoding uncharacterized protein LOC122671616, whose amino-acid sequence is MKILPLSVYLWSLLGLFLFFFFSFSNSYTVGFGVEGFEGSKPQDDSSVPFKDDRLDEVKRECRSFISSASELKPDDGRVYRIKNELNFMNGDWVQQGGEAPLMPFDDSDMPKSSSSLQHDLNLISFWVTGVDSARPSKKMVSVNGMLFMGITRNGSFGYKPYGQNPQFQMFPGHSQLTIFFQGIYTETEKNGGERVMCLMGNAMLPSRQTDSSDPWEWVKYYRPTLLQDDQILLLLHYPKTLTLTTRAIRGEMKSLNQKSNIKFFDKVQISSQLGAYANYQFGSTELVSEACDPYPYADCLMNDGIDVYRGSEFCGILQRFTSGEAFSFVPNWRCNSSDSDDYCRKLGPFMTGREINSTEGGFKNVRLLMQDVRCEPRLGQGNESARVSAWFRAVPPFEYQYSAMERTGLSNMTLTTEGIWSSSTGQLCMVGCIGLADPELDGCNSRICLYIPISFSIRQRSIILGSISSINKKTGSYFPLYFEKVMQPSELWDRFSTSYLSYKYSKFNQAGVILERNQPSNFRAAFKKSFLKYPKLEDSAGFMVSLSVLSEDLILHVSAIPDPVPKVHIQRTSVQMEVISLGPLLGHYWSMGNGSAVEDEIPFVAKTESTERQLLLNVSAQLTLSGKLYSNVSVLFLEGLYDPTTGKMYLIGCRDVRASWKILFESMDLEAGLDCLIEVIVEYPPTTARWLVNPTARISISSQRNDDDPLYFSQIKLMTLPILYRRQREDILSRKGVEGILRILTLSMAIACILSQLFYIREKIEAVPYISLVMLAVQALGYSIPLITGAEALFRQMGSESYERPSYDLEKNQWFHVIDYTVKFLVLAAFLLTLRLCQKVWKSRIRLLTRTPLEPGRVPSDKQVFIINLIIHVVGFVITLIVHAINASQRPIPPEKYIDQRGNINTLWEWETTLEEYVGLIQDFFLLPQIVGNYLWQIHCEPLRKVYYVGITVVRLLPHVYDYIRAPVSNPYFSEEYEFVNRSLDFYSKFGDIAIPLTAVVLAIIVYIQQRWSYEKLSQTLNSRPYNKLLPLGSKVYERLPSMSFEAELVSGANNSEEHGSEREDEQ